A part of Acidimicrobiales bacterium genomic DNA contains:
- a CDS encoding SRPBCC family protein: MPRVKVAVVVDAPPRRVWADVAEVASHVEWMADAVAIRFTGPRRSGVGTTFDCDTRIGPLRLVDRMEVIEWRPGRAMGVRHTGLVTGEGRFTLRRASGGRTRFTWEERLVFPWWLGGPVGATVGSVVLRRVWAGNLRRLKQRIEGRPA, from the coding sequence GTGCCCCGGGTCAAGGTCGCGGTCGTCGTCGACGCCCCGCCCCGGCGGGTGTGGGCCGACGTCGCCGAAGTCGCCAGCCACGTCGAGTGGATGGCCGACGCCGTCGCCATCCGCTTCACGGGGCCCCGCCGGTCCGGGGTCGGCACCACGTTCGACTGCGACACGAGGATCGGCCCGCTGCGGCTGGTCGACCGCATGGAGGTCATCGAGTGGCGGCCGGGGCGGGCGATGGGCGTCCGCCACACCGGCCTCGTCACCGGCGAGGGCCGGTTCACCCTGCGCCGGGCGAGCGGCGGCCGCACGAGGTTCACCTGGGAGGAGCGCCTGGTGTTCCCGTGGTGGCTCGGCGGGCCGGTCGGCGCGACGGTCGGCTCGGTCGTCCTCCGCCGCGTCTGGGCCGGCAACCTCCGCCGCCTGAAGCAGCGCATCGAGGGCCGGCCGGCCTAG
- a CDS encoding UdgX family uracil-DNA binding protein (This protein belongs to the uracil DNA glycosylase superfamily, members of which act in excision repair of DNA. However, it belongs more specifically to UdgX branch, whose founding member was found to bind uracil in DNA (where it does not belong), without cleaving it, appears to promote DNA repair by a pathway involving RecA, rather than base excision.) — translation MTLFDEHGEPGRPPLPEDRSIESLRRAAAGCRACPLWQLGTQTVFGDGPEHAEVVMVGEQPGDREDLEGEPFVGPAGKILDRGLEAVGIDRGLVYVTNAVKHFKWVPRGKRRIHQNPNAAEMAACRPWLLAELEAVRPRVLVALGATAAKSLYGPSFRITRQRGELVETDLAPLATATVHPSSILRTPDEEREAAMAAFVADLGKVAEALGR, via the coding sequence GTGACCCTGTTCGACGAGCACGGCGAGCCGGGCCGGCCGCCGCTTCCCGAGGACCGGTCCATCGAGTCGCTGCGCCGGGCGGCCGCCGGGTGCCGGGCCTGCCCGCTGTGGCAGCTCGGGACCCAGACGGTGTTCGGCGACGGGCCGGAGCACGCGGAGGTCGTGATGGTCGGCGAGCAGCCGGGCGACCGCGAGGACCTGGAGGGCGAGCCGTTCGTCGGCCCGGCCGGGAAGATCCTCGACCGGGGGCTCGAGGCCGTCGGCATCGACCGCGGGCTGGTCTACGTCACCAACGCCGTCAAGCACTTCAAGTGGGTGCCGCGCGGGAAGCGCCGGATCCACCAGAACCCGAACGCGGCGGAGATGGCCGCCTGCCGCCCGTGGCTGCTGGCCGAGCTGGAGGCCGTGCGGCCCCGGGTGCTGGTCGCCCTCGGGGCCACGGCGGCCAAGTCGCTGTACGGGCCGAGCTTCCGCATCACCCGCCAGCGGGGCGAGCTGGTCGAGACCGACCTGGCGCCGCTGGCGACGGCCACCGTGCACCCGTCGTCCATCCTCCGGACCCCCGACGAGGAGCGGGAGGCGGCGATGGCGGCGTTCGTCGCCGACCTCGGCAAGGTGGCCGAGGCGCTCGGCCGCTAG
- a CDS encoding class I SAM-dependent methyltransferase → MTFGPSSYGDAFAEVYDDLYGDVSDVAGTVATLAALAGPGPVLELGVGTGRVAIPLAAAGCEVHGVDASRAMVDRLRAKPGGHAVVVAVGDMADVATVAPAGADAYAAVLVAFNTFFSLPAEGDQRRCLAGVAEVLRPGGALVVEAYVPADAPPVGTAVAVRSIEPGRLVLTASITEDDGRTASVAHVDLRDGEVPRVRSWPMRMVSPGELDAMAATAGLVLDRRDAGWRGQPFGPASREHVSVYRRPAGRTRP, encoded by the coding sequence ATGACGTTCGGGCCGTCGTCCTACGGCGACGCCTTCGCCGAGGTCTACGACGACCTCTACGGCGACGTGAGCGACGTGGCCGGCACGGTCGCCACGCTCGCCGCGCTGGCCGGGCCGGGGCCGGTCCTCGAGCTCGGCGTCGGCACGGGGCGGGTCGCCATCCCGCTCGCCGCGGCCGGGTGCGAGGTCCACGGCGTCGACGCCAGCCGGGCCATGGTCGACCGGCTGCGGGCCAAGCCCGGCGGCCACGCCGTGGTCGTGGCGGTGGGCGACATGGCCGACGTCGCCACGGTGGCCCCGGCCGGCGCCGACGCCTACGCCGCCGTGCTCGTCGCCTTCAACACGTTCTTCAGCCTGCCGGCCGAGGGGGACCAGCGCCGCTGCCTGGCCGGCGTCGCCGAGGTCCTCCGCCCCGGCGGCGCGCTCGTGGTCGAGGCGTACGTCCCGGCCGACGCCCCACCGGTCGGCACCGCCGTCGCCGTGCGGTCGATCGAGCCGGGCCGGCTCGTGCTCACCGCCTCGATCACCGAGGACGACGGGCGCACGGCGTCGGTCGCCCACGTCGACCTGCGCGACGGCGAGGTGCCCAGGGTCCGCTCGTGGCCGATGCGGATGGTGAGCCCGGGCGAGCTCGACGCCATGGCGGCGACGGCTGGGCTCGTGCTCGACCGCCGCGACGCCGGGTGGCGGGGCCAGCCGTTCGGGCCGGCCAGCCGGGAGCACGTGTCGGTGTACCGGAGGCCGGCGGGTAGGACGCGGCCGTGA
- a CDS encoding cysteine desulfurase family protein, whose protein sequence is MTRGYLDHAATTPLHPEALDAMLPFLTTRFGNPSGGHPVARDARRAVDEARDAIAAALGCRPGEVIVTSGATEADNQAVTGTLRRRGGVAVCTAAEHHAVLDPVLAAGGRVVPVDADGAVDLDALADALDDSVTLVSTVLVNNEVGTVQPLAEVAEVVRERAPGALLHTDAVQAVPWLDVAAVAAPADLVSVSAHKFGGPKGIGALVARNGADPAPLLLGGGQERGRRSGTSNVAGIVGMAAALALTTERREATVARLRALRDRLADGLVATVPGLTETGRRDRKVAGSCHVCVDGVESECLLVLLEDRGVCASAASSCSSGAMDPSHVLAAMGVPRERAAGSLRLTLGWTSTDEDVDLALAAVPDGVDQLRRPVVLR, encoded by the coding sequence GTGACGCGCGGCTACCTGGACCACGCGGCGACGACGCCGCTGCACCCCGAGGCCCTGGACGCCATGCTCCCGTTCCTCACCACGAGGTTCGGGAACCCGTCCGGCGGCCACCCCGTCGCCCGTGACGCGCGGCGGGCGGTGGACGAGGCGCGCGACGCCATCGCCGCCGCGCTCGGCTGCCGGCCGGGCGAGGTCATCGTCACGAGCGGGGCCACCGAGGCCGACAACCAGGCCGTCACCGGCACCCTCCGGCGGCGGGGCGGTGTCGCCGTCTGCACGGCGGCCGAGCACCACGCCGTCCTCGACCCGGTGCTGGCCGCCGGCGGCCGGGTGGTGCCGGTCGACGCCGACGGCGCCGTCGACCTCGACGCCCTCGCCGACGCCCTGGACGACTCGGTCACCCTGGTGTCGACCGTGCTGGTCAACAACGAGGTGGGGACGGTGCAGCCGCTGGCCGAGGTGGCCGAGGTGGTGCGGGAGCGGGCGCCCGGCGCGCTGCTGCACACCGACGCCGTGCAGGCCGTGCCCTGGCTCGACGTCGCCGCGGTGGCGGCCCCGGCCGACCTCGTCTCGGTCAGCGCCCACAAGTTCGGCGGCCCCAAGGGGATCGGCGCGCTCGTCGCCAGGAACGGGGCCGACCCGGCGCCCCTGCTGCTCGGCGGCGGCCAGGAGCGGGGCCGGCGCAGCGGCACGTCGAACGTCGCCGGCATCGTCGGGATGGCGGCCGCCCTCGCGCTCACCACCGAGCGCCGGGAGGCGACCGTCGCCCGCCTTCGGGCCCTCCGCGACCGGCTGGCCGACGGGCTCGTCGCCACCGTGCCGGGCCTGACCGAGACCGGCCGGCGGGACCGCAAGGTGGCGGGCTCCTGCCACGTGTGCGTCGACGGCGTCGAGAGCGAGTGCCTGCTCGTGCTGCTGGAGGACCGGGGCGTCTGCGCGTCGGCGGCGTCGTCGTGCTCCAGCGGGGCGATGGACCCGTCGCACGTGCTGGCGGCCATGGGCGTCCCCCGGGAGCGGGCGGCCGGGTCGCTCCGCCTGACCCTCGGGTGGACCTCG